The Corvus hawaiiensis isolate bCorHaw1 chromosome 2, bCorHaw1.pri.cur, whole genome shotgun sequence genome includes a window with the following:
- the LOC125321893 gene encoding claudin-17-like isoform X2 translates to MACCVLQITGLIFGGVGMVGTLAAMAMPQWRVSAYVDGNIVVFETIWEGLWMDCISQLGIRLQCKFYDSVLALPPPLEAFRALMCVAVGLSIVSFLMAIVGVKYTQRGKEGPQGISIFILAAGVAFLLTGSLVLIPVSWTGGSIIRDFYDPDVPVPLKRELGAALYVGWGSSALLLAAGAMYCHFWCWADTATRPRYPSLARARLARAGGPALGVHAYV, encoded by the coding sequence ATGGCTTGCTGCGTGCTCCAGATCACCGGGCTGATTTTCGGCGGTGTGGGCATGGTGGGCACcctggcagccatggccatgcCCCAGTGGAGGGTCTCTGCCTACGTGGATGGCAACATCGTGGTGTTTGAGACCATCTGGGAGGGGCTGTGGATGGACTGCATCAGCCAGCTGGGCATCAGGCTGCAGTGCAAGTTCTACGACTCGGTGCTGGCGCTGCCCCCGCCGCTGGAGGCCTTCCGGGCCCTCATGTGCGTCGCCGTGGGGCTGTCCATCGTCTCCTTCCTGATGGCCATTGTCGGGGTCAAGTACACTCAGCGCGGCAAGGAGGGTCCCCAGGGCATCAGCATCTTCATCCTGGCAGCTGGTGTTGCCTTCCTCCTCACGGGCAGCCTGGTCCTCATCCCGGTGTCCTGGACTGGGGGCAGCATCATTCGGGACTTCTACGACCCCGACGTGCCCGTGCCGCTGAAGCGGGAGCTGGGAGCCGCCCTGTAcgtgggctggggcagcagtgccctgctgcTGGCCGCAGGAGCCATGTACTGTCACTTCTGGTGCTGGGCTGACACGGCCACGAGGCCCAGGTACCCCTCGCTGGCCCGGGCCCggctggccagggcaggagggccGGCCCTGGGTGTCCATGCCTACGTGTAG